From one Candidatus Limnocylindrales bacterium genomic stretch:
- a CDS encoding DUF2235 domain-containing protein, producing the protein MGNVAVFVDGTYNSPESTHTNVHRLAELVIEDATQAAPHYLPGIGTDECGDGKLSQTTSFLVNAGRTVRKIFAGTSGYGTEGRIVAAYRDLCQVYHHGDHLFLFGFSRGAFAVRSLAGFVAEVGLLLKDHATDANIIEAFRLYEDGNNALAGSSLRAYLRKLEFPTQLREDQQIRIHFLGVWDTVASIGIPTRSRWLTAKWTERYQVAVPPNIFHARHALALHEMRASFRPLPWRRHSVVDDQHSLKQVWFTGGHGDVGGGYYDKSLPSLADRALRWMAMEAMQHGLRLLPLPPDPGSNLPLNHEIRGKFLFAPPRMRPQLTEIPEAPSDFSLHPSAISQSIRFKPADYRFPPRVHRCLTRIDRRIPGFHFELCYRNETERRRNEVRSELKDVDEAELTTAIAQSRLLLTTHHKLSTGGPRAVSRSLLLWILCVESEVDDALRGFLALSGVIEKEAPPFRSECPLEDWVVRLGLVAEAALLTSSALPSLQVPRLLEFAQEVRKRRSGISIKLTAGPTRIPISASRTIQVSRRRSD; encoded by the coding sequence ATGGGCAACGTCGCCGTCTTCGTCGATGGCACCTACAATTCTCCAGAATCGACTCATACCAACGTTCATCGGTTGGCTGAGCTCGTCATCGAAGACGCGACCCAAGCCGCTCCGCACTACCTGCCCGGAATAGGGACAGACGAATGTGGCGACGGTAAGTTGTCTCAAACTACATCTTTCCTCGTCAACGCCGGACGGACTGTTCGAAAAATCTTCGCAGGAACCAGCGGATATGGAACTGAGGGACGCATCGTTGCCGCCTATCGCGACCTCTGCCAAGTGTACCATCACGGGGACCATCTCTTTCTTTTCGGGTTTAGCCGCGGAGCATTTGCTGTCCGCTCGCTGGCGGGGTTCGTCGCCGAAGTCGGGCTGCTGCTCAAGGATCACGCCACGGACGCGAATATTATCGAGGCATTTCGGTTGTACGAGGACGGAAACAATGCGCTCGCGGGATCGTCACTGCGTGCGTATCTTCGAAAGCTCGAGTTTCCCACGCAGCTTCGCGAGGACCAGCAGATTCGGATCCACTTTCTCGGCGTCTGGGACACCGTGGCAAGCATTGGAATCCCTACGCGATCCCGATGGCTGACCGCCAAGTGGACTGAACGCTATCAGGTCGCCGTTCCGCCCAACATCTTCCACGCGCGACACGCCCTCGCACTACATGAGATGCGAGCATCATTTCGGCCGCTTCCGTGGCGGCGTCACAGCGTAGTGGATGACCAGCACTCCTTGAAGCAGGTGTGGTTCACCGGGGGGCATGGCGATGTAGGGGGAGGCTACTACGACAAATCATTACCGAGCCTGGCCGACCGTGCTTTGAGGTGGATGGCCATGGAAGCAATGCAGCATGGACTGCGGCTGCTTCCTCTACCGCCTGACCCCGGGTCGAATCTGCCGCTCAACCACGAAATCCGCGGAAAATTCCTTTTCGCACCGCCGCGAATGCGACCGCAACTTACGGAGATCCCTGAAGCGCCGTCGGATTTTTCGCTCCATCCATCGGCTATATCTCAGTCCATTCGATTCAAGCCAGCCGACTACCGTTTTCCGCCCCGCGTGCATCGTTGTCTGACGCGCATCGACCGTAGGATTCCGGGCTTCCATTTCGAATTGTGTTATCGCAATGAAACAGAACGCCGACGGAACGAAGTCCGCAGCGAATTGAAGGACGTAGATGAGGCAGAACTGACCACCGCTATCGCGCAGAGCAGGCTACTGTTGACCACCCATCACAAACTTTCTACGGGGGGACCCAGGGCAGTGTCGCGAAGCCTGCTACTGTGGATCCTGTGCGTTGAGAGTGAAGTCGACGATGCGTTGCGCGGCTTCCTGGCGCTGAGCGGCGTGATTGAGAAAGAGGCCCCGCCATTTCGATCGGAATGTCCTCTGGAGGACTGGGTGGTGCGGCTCGGACTCGTCGCGGAGGCAGCATTGCTTACGTCGAGTGCACTCCCTTCACTGCAAGTTCCTCGACTTTTGGAATTCGCTCAGGAGGTGCGGAAAAGAAGAAGCGGAATTTCTATCAAGCTAACGGCAGGCCCAACGCGGATCCCCATAAGTGCAAGCAGGACGATCCAAGTTTCCAGACGCCGAAGCGACTGA